The genome window AAACTCCACCGGTTCCTGCAGGAAGATGGCGAGCAGATGCCCTTCCAGATGGTTGACGCCGATCATCGGTTTTTGCGTGGCATAGGCCAGTCCTTTGGCTGTATTCAACCCGACCAGCAGCGACCCGACCAGCCCCGGCCCCTGCGTGACGGCAATGAGATCGATTTCATCCAGGCTCACCTCCGCCTGTTGCAGCGCTTCCCGAATGATGAAATGGATTTTATCGATATGGCTGCGCCCGGCCAGTTCGGGCACGATGCCACCATATTTCGAATGGATGTCGTGCTGCGAAGCGATGACGTTCGATCGCAGGTTCACGCCGTCTTCCAGAACGGCGGCGGCGGTTTCGTCACAGGAGGTTTCAATGCCCAGTGTCAGCATGTGGGATCCCGATGCGCGGTTTGCGGGGCAACCGCGATTTAAAAATCAAAGGCCGGAAACGGACATCCCGTATCCGGCCTCAATGATTGTGTGAACGCTGCAGCAGGAACAACTCAGTTGGTTTTTTCAGTCTTGAACACTTTGTTCATGACCGACCAGCCTTGCAGCAGCGATACGGCCTCCCGCAGCTGGACGTCATTATCCAGTTCCTCAAGAGCGGCCATCAACTCTTCCTGTTCGGCCTTCTCGGCTTCCGTCGGCTCCTGCTGCTCGGTGCCTTCGATGCTCCGTTTGCCCTTCAGGTGTTGCTTGAGGTCCTTCTCTCGAAGAAACCGGCGGATTTCATCTTTTTCCTTTTCCGCCTCGGTTTTCTCCTTCGATTCCTCATTCAACTGAGTGGTCTCTTCTTCAATTATGATGTCCGGCGTGATGCCATTTTCCTGGATCACCCGGCCGCTCGGCGTGTAGTAACGCGCCGTGGTGAGGCGCAGCGCCGATCCATCGCTCAGCGGGATGATGGTCTGCACCGAGCCTTTGCCGAACGTCTGCGTGCCGAGGATCACCGCCCGGCCCATGTCCTGCAACGCTCCGGCGACGATCTCCGAAGCACTGGCGCTGCCGCCGTTGACGAGGATGATCATGGGATAGCGGAAATGCTTGCGGTTTTCGTGAGTGGTGAAGCGCATGTTCTGTTCATCGCTTCGACCCTGCGTGTACACGATCAGATTTTCCTTGTCGAGAAACCGGTCCGCCACGGCCACGGCCTGGTTCAACAGACCGCCCGGATTGCCGCGCAGGTCCAAAATCAATTTCTGCACGCGCTTCTCTTCAAAGTCGTTGAGAAAGCGGTCGAGGTCCTGGCTGGTGGTTTTGGTGAAATTGCGGATTTTGATGTAGCCGATGTTTTCCTGATACACCCGCTTCTTGACGCTTTGCACCTTGATGATATCGCGGGTGAGTGTCACGACCTTGGGTTTTTCCATGCCCTTGCGGAAAATCGTGATGTTCACATCCGAGCCGCGCTCGCCGCGCAACAGATTGACCGCATCGGTCAGGTTGAGGTCCAGCGTCGATTCATCTTCAATCTTGATGATCTTATCACCGGCCTTGATGCCGGCCTTGGATGCCGGCGTGCCGTCGATCGGAGAGACGACGGTCAGGATGCCGTTGCGCACGGTGATCTCAATGCCCAATCCACCGAATTTGCCCGAGGTGTCCACCTTCATCTGCTTGAAGGAATCCGGCGGCAGGTAGGAGGTGTGCGGGTCCAGGGTCTTCAACATGCCCTGAATGGCGCCTTCGATCAACCGCTGCGGATCGACCATCTCCACGTAATTGGATTCCAGCAGCGCCAGGATTTCCGAAAA of Nitrospina watsonii contains these proteins:
- a CDS encoding S41 family peptidase is translated as MKGSLVFALVLAWTLISNSAPLTVQTAWAVETEVSEESFVNPESYDKLKVFSEILALLESNYVEMVDPQRLIEGAIQGMLKTLDPHTSYLPPDSFKQMKVDTSGKFGGLGIEITVRNGILTVVSPIDGTPASKAGIKAGDKIIKIEDESTLDLNLTDAVNLLRGERGSDVNITIFRKGMEKPKVVTLTRDIIKVQSVKKRVYQENIGYIKIRNFTKTTSQDLDRFLNDFEEKRVQKLILDLRGNPGGLLNQAVAVADRFLDKENLIVYTQGRSDEQNMRFTTHENRKHFRYPMIILVNGGSASASEIVAGALQDMGRAVILGTQTFGKGSVQTIIPLSDGSALRLTTARYYTPSGRVIQENGITPDIIIEEETTQLNEESKEKTEAEKEKDEIRRFLREKDLKQHLKGKRSIEGTEQQEPTEAEKAEQEELMAALEELDNDVQLREAVSLLQGWSVMNKVFKTEKTN